A genome region from Bacteroidota bacterium includes the following:
- a CDS encoding IS110 family transposase: MGKALEIVHPEAAGIDIGSKSFFVDAGEEEVKVFPTYTEGCYALRDYLKTQGIKTVAMESTGVYWVILYAVLEEAGIEVYLVNGRDAKNVPGRKSDVKDCQWLRQLHAYGLLKKSFIPDENIRRLRSYMRLRQDHIRAQATQTHLMQKALTQMNVRLTEVISDIMGASGSKMIAAILEGERDPEVLVSYCHESILKKKKDLVLKALQGDYRQEHLFALKQAHQTWHYYQNLINECDREVGELLEQITQGKEEIKSGGKRKPMRYNRPQIKELHQPLLKMTEGKDPTGIAGITDYSFLQIVSEVGVDMNAWKSEKHFVSWLKLAPMRSKSGNMNRRLTVKRTNKASLLFRNLAQGILTSKHLALGSFGRRIRARRGSGVAIKAIARKIACYYYRVMTQGEAFVEQGIEKYEVSLHDQRKKYLERLAKKMQMQLVPMG, from the coding sequence ATGGGTAAAGCATTAGAGATTGTTCATCCCGAAGCTGCGGGGATAGATATCGGCAGCAAGAGTTTTTTTGTAGATGCGGGTGAGGAAGAAGTCAAGGTCTTTCCTACCTATACGGAAGGGTGCTATGCGCTTCGGGATTATCTGAAAACACAGGGCATCAAGACCGTGGCGATGGAGTCCACCGGAGTGTACTGGGTGATTCTGTATGCGGTGTTGGAGGAGGCGGGCATCGAAGTATATCTGGTCAATGGCCGGGATGCGAAGAATGTGCCGGGACGGAAAAGCGATGTAAAAGATTGCCAGTGGCTGCGGCAGTTGCATGCTTACGGGTTGTTGAAGAAAAGTTTTATTCCGGATGAAAACATTCGCAGGCTGCGCAGCTATATGCGTCTTCGTCAGGATCATATCCGTGCACAAGCCACGCAGACGCACTTGATGCAAAAAGCGTTAACGCAAATGAATGTGCGTTTAACAGAAGTCATCAGTGATATCATGGGGGCCAGCGGCAGCAAGATGATAGCAGCGATTTTGGAAGGAGAAAGAGATCCGGAGGTATTGGTAAGCTATTGTCATGAATCTATCTTGAAGAAGAAAAAAGATTTGGTGCTGAAAGCCTTGCAGGGAGATTACCGGCAGGAGCATCTCTTTGCGCTCAAACAGGCCCATCAAACCTGGCATTATTACCAGAACCTGATTAACGAATGTGATCGGGAAGTGGGCGAACTGTTGGAGCAAATCACTCAGGGAAAGGAAGAAATAAAGAGCGGGGGCAAGCGCAAGCCCATGCGTTATAATCGTCCACAGATTAAAGAACTGCATCAGCCTTTATTAAAGATGACGGAAGGGAAAGACCCGACGGGTATTGCAGGCATTACGGATTACAGTTTTCTACAGATTGTGAGTGAAGTAGGCGTGGATATGAATGCGTGGAAAAGCGAAAAGCATTTTGTCAGTTGGCTGAAGTTAGCGCCGATGCGAAGTAAGTCGGGTAATATGAATCGGCGACTGACGGTCAAACGAACGAATAAAGCGAGTTTGCTCTTCCGAAACCTAGCGCAGGGTATTCTGACGAGCAAGCATCTGGCGCTGGGTTCTTTTGGAAGAAGAATCCGTGCCCGAAGGGGAAGCGGAGTGGCGATTAAAGCCATTGCCCGAAAAATTGCCTGTTATTATTACCGAGTGATGACTCAGGGAGAAGCCTTTGTAGAGCAGGGTATAGAAAAATATGAAGTATCCCTTCATGATCAAAGAAAAAAGTATCTGGAGCGGCTGGCAAAGAAAATGCAAATGCAATTAGTGCCGATGGGATAG